Sequence from the Penicillium oxalicum strain HP7-1 chromosome IV, whole genome shotgun sequence genome:
GAAGATTGATTCAGGGTGCTAATATCATCTCCAGTCAACCAGTTCTGGTCCTACCTGATGCCCCTGGCGGGTGCTTACATTGCGGATCAATACTGGGGACGTTTCCGTACCATTCTCTCCGCGATTGCCTGCTCTTTCGTCGGTCacgtcttcctcatcatctccgccacCCCCAAGGTCATTGCATCCTCGGGTGGCTCCATTGCGTGTTTCTGTATCGGTCTGATTGTCATGGGTGTGGGTACCGGTGGTTTCAAGTGAGTTTTGACATTTTCCATTCAAggcaagatggagagagagaggggggagaagaaaaagaggaacaTCAAATGTTGAGTGTATGAACCCACGCTGATATCTGGGACAGGTCCAACATCTCACCTCTGATTGCAGAGCAATATCGGGACGACAAGCCCTATGTCAAGACCCTTGCCAGTGGTGAGCGAGTCATCGTCGACCCTGCGGCGACAGTGGCCCGCATCTACATGTACTTCTACCTGATGATCAACATTGGCTCCCTGGCCGGTCAGCTGTCCATGGTGTACGCCGAGCGGTACATTGGATTCTGGTTGTCCTTCCTCCTTCCGACCATCATGTTCTGCTTCTGCCCCCTCGTCCTGTTCGCCTGCCGCAAGAAGTACCGCCTGAGTCCCCCTACCGGTTCCACCTACAGCCAGGCCTTCCGTCTGTGGGGTCTGGCTTTGCAGGGCCGCTGGTCCATGAATCCTATCCGGCTGTAAGTTCCCGGTGTTCTTGGTGCTTTGGAGTGCTGTGGTCGAGTGAGGGAACCGCGACTAACTTTGTACCCACAGCTTCAAGACGACTCCGGCTCAGTACCAGGACTGGAACCACGTGAAGCCCTCCACCCTGGGCGCCAACAAGCCTGCCTGGATGACTTTCGATGATGCTTGGGTTGATGAGGTCTACCGTGGTCTCAAGGCCTGCAAGGTGTTCCTGTGGTACCCCCTCTACTGTAAGTGAGCCTTGCGGTCTTTATTTCCccacatttttttttttttgaaaaagaaaaaaaaaaaaaaaacaaagagtcCCCTTCGAGGATCCGTTGGATTTCAAGCGCTAATCTTCACCTCTCAATTTAGGGCTGGCCTACAACCAGATGTTGAACAACCTGACCTCCCAGGCTGCCACCATGACCCTGAACGGTGTCCCCAACGATGTGATCAACAACTTCAACCCCTTTGCcctgatcatcttcatccccATCTTCGACCGCCTGGTCTACCCCGGTCTTCGTCGCATGGGCTTCAACTTTACCCCCATCAAGCGTATCACTGCTGGTTTCGCCCTGGCCGGTGCCGGTATGATCGTGGCCGCCGTCACCCAGTACTACATCTACAAGACTGGCGACTGTGGCAAGGACGCCAACCGCTGTTTGGAGGAATTCAACAAGCAAAGCCCCATCTCCGTCTGGGTGCAGGTGCTGACCTACGTGCTGGGTGGTATTTCCGAGATTCTGGCGTCCGTCACCTCGCTCGAGTACGCCTACACCAAGGCCCCCCGCAACATGCGATCGCTGGTCCAGGCGGTGTCGCTGTTCATGAACGCCATCTCCGCTGCGCTCGGCCAGGCTCTGGTCAGTCTGTCTGCCGACCCGCTCTTGGAGTGGAACTATGCCATCACGGCTATCCTGGCATACGTGGGCTGCGTGGGCTTCTGGCTGTGCAACCGTAAGATCGATGCCGAGGAGGACAAGCTGAACATGTTGCCCGAGAGTAACTTTGAGGGTCGTGGCCAGGCTGATGATGTTGAGGCCAAGAAATAAATTATGGAAGACTTGGACATGAcgttcttgtttttttttgctttttgctttttcttgtttgtttACTTgctgtctctcttctcaatGTGAGATGAAGACGTTGATGAGAGAAATGTGGGATAGCCTCCCACGCCGATTAATGAGTCTTGAGACCATCTGAACGGTGGACATTGGAGAAAGTCTTGATCTGATGATCATTCGGTCCCCATGGTATAATAAtgagcagaagaaatcaCAATGACCCCCTTGCTTATGCAAATGGAAATTTTATTGAACATGTTTACCGTAGCTCCCACCGTAAGGATGTGCAACAAGGTGCGATATGACAACACGATGAAACGGGTGAAATGATACATCCTCGGCTCACTTCTCAGcctcgtccatctcgtcagcatccgcatcctcctcGGGCACGTACTCTTCCTCGTTGGCATCTTCGGCTTGCTCTTGCTTCTCGTTTGTAGAATCCTTCTTGTCGTCCTTGGCAGACGAGTCGTCctccttttgcttcttgttTGAAGCATTGGACTGTTTGGCGGTTCTTTTGGTCCCCGCTTGAGCCTTTTCTTCATCCacgtcttcttcttcattcttgtcagtcttgttgttggtgttgttgttggtgttgttgttggtgttgttgttggtgttgttgttCTCGTCGTCCTTTTTGGCCTTGGCTTCGGCTTTGCTGGCACTTCTTGTCTTGGGTGCCTCAGTTTCCTCAGaattgtcttttttgtcggtttgtttctgtttctgttgttgctgctttttgtctccttttccttggtCTTTTGTCTGggctttttcatcatcatcctcttcctccttttcttcttcttcttccttttcctcctccttctcccccttaCTAGCAGCCTTTCTCGCCCCCTTGGCCTCCTCCGTATTCCCAACAAATTGCTTCCCCTCCTTCGACCCCtccaccttcttctcatccgtctcctccttctccttctcactcATCTGCTCCACGCCTTCTTGGGCAAATACCGCTTGCGCGTcccctcttcatcatcctgcTTGGCCTGGCCCGATCCTTCCTTGGTCTGCCACTCCTCCTCGGTCCATTGATTGAGATTCTTTTGCGATTCATCTTGTCCGGTCTCTTTGTCGGTTGTGTAGTCGCCACCGCGCTTTTTGTATTCAGCGGCCATCATTTGGGCctgggaggagaggaggaagaaggagaaagggaATTAGTTTGGGAAATTGGAAATTCGGAATTGGGAATGATGTTTAAGGGGGAAGGAAGATGGTACCTTGCGAGCAGACCATTGGCCTGGTTTGCCGCCTTTGTCGCTGTTGTgaatttcttctttgactTGGTCGCGGAGTTCGGGGTCGGTGTATTTGTCGCGCGGGAGGGCATGGtgatggcggtggtggttgtATATGGGATGGGTAAGTTGAGTGTAGTGATCAAATGATGTGTTTTGAGGCAGGTAAGTAGATAAGAAATGAGTAAGGAGTAGAAAAAGTACGAGCTTTGGAGCTTTGGAAGCAATAGGTGTACTCGGTATTGGACCTCAGTGGAGGATAGTTGTAACCTCCAGATAATACTAATTTCACGTAAAGTACtgtcttccctctcttcaAGGTGGCACTTTGGTCGATCCTTTATAGTTCCAAGGAAATGGGCACCACCACTCGAAATTCTCCTCATCCGGCATGTCCATGACAATGACAATGACAATAGCGGGAAGGTAGGGGGGGAACCATTAGAGAATTGTGACGTGCGATGAATTTCAAGTCTGCCGTTTTCCTCCGTTTTACTCGTCTTGAACAGGtcaccctttttttttctcttcctttttttctctttactttctttttttttttggtcgaggggggggggaaggattGGTGTTCGAATCACCCTCCCACCTTATTTCCGGGATCGACAGCTCTGATCTGAATTGAACAGAGATTCTTTCGGGAAAAGTGTAACCTAGTCATAAAATGACAATTGAAAATACATGAATAGAAAAGATTTCACCCTCGTAGTATAGTCCATGCAGAGATTACTTGCTGGCCTCTGACTCGTAGTCCGTTCTTCGAGGCACGAGGTACTAAGAAATTCCTCCTACATCCCTACATACATAAAACCAGGAAAAACCGAATCCAGTTGGTTTCAAAGTCAACTTCAAAACCTAGTGGGCGCTGTCGTAATAACATCATCCATCCAGTTCTATCGAGATGATCTACTAAGGTACCAAGGTACTATCGTCCCGCAATGACATCCGCGCGACATGCATGCAGTCCCTGTCCTGGGCCTGGCCCCCTGTCATTTGCCAGGAACTCACTGCAATCTACAACCTTTACTACTCGTACATGCTGTGGGGGTTAATATTGACGACCACAGTATATGCTCATTCCATTCTTGAATTCGTCTCAATTCCATTGACAAGCAATATTCACGTTCATGATTGGAAAGTaggattttttttatttttgggggggggggggggggtcttGGTTTCCACGTTGGATCGTAGAGTGACATCATGTTTGTGAGGTGGAAGATCTGGATCTCCTATTGCGGAATGCGGACTCGAACTGGGACTGGATCGGGATTTACTGGAGCGCTGGGGGAGATTCGAGTGTCTGTGCGCTGTGCATGATCTCGCGTTCTTGTTTACAGTTGGTACTTCTGAATATTTTGAATTAGCTTTGAGGAAATAGTAGCGATGACCAAGGAGTATGTTGGTATTCAAGTGACTAGTCTCAAGGGTCCTGATAGCTCTGGAGGAAATCCAGTTTTGAAATCACTTTATCGATGGTGCGGCTACACACGTTATGGGAAGAACAAAAGGGAATGTCACGACGcttcgttttttttttaacagAAATTCGTATGGATTGTAGAGTAGTATAGATTCACCAACCCACTCCCTGTTATGGACACCGTCTACTACCAGTCTGCTCCTGATCCATGGGCTCTGATACTCAGTTTCCACTTTCACATAGAGCTCCCAGTTCAATCCAGTCTCTTCATACCTCCCTACATATGTACTGCATATTTTCAAAATGGCGAATAGAACCAGAATGACCGAGTCAATCTCTCTACAATCAACTCCAAATCAAATCACTTACCCCATAATTCCGCCTTTCACCCTACCTAAGTCACCCTACCTTATGCTCCGTACTCCGTACTCCGACTGTCATACTCACACACGTCGAGAATAAAAGTCGAGACGAAAACGCGAAAATGGCCCAACGCCCCAAGCCAAATCCACATGATCATCTCAAACCCAATCAACAGCTGAGCTTCGAATAAGAAAATCAGACAAGAACCCCGTCGCGACTCGCGTTTTCTCTCCGTATTCAATCTGACTAATTGCGTCCATGAATCCGCATCGGGCATGGGAGCTTTACCGAATAGAGGAAGCTGGAAAAACCTGCAGCCCTGGTCCATACTACTACTGTAAAGTCCTACTCTGTGCCGAACCGCTCGTCTGACGCGTTGATAGGTATGCATGTGATTTGGTGATTCCGCCAATCACATACCGACCAGAATGTGTGTGAGATAGAGAGTTTAGAGTCGAGTCGAATAGAAGATAATAATTTTATAAATTCAATTGAGATGGAGCTTCCCGCCAAACATGGCGAAGCTTTGTCAATTTTGAAACTCGGGCTAAACTCTGCTAGGCTGGAATGAttaaaattaaaaaaaaaaaggggggaaagggagaaataAAACGCAAAGGAATCGACCCCTCATACTTATTCCGTTCGAATGATGacagtgggggggggggggctcaATCTCATGCGATCGGAGATCGGACCCAAGTACATACAGCGTACCGCCACTAGGTGGAGATAGTACTGTAGTTATGCTATAGCGAAACGCAATGTGTCGCGCAGCTCGGCAGATCTCTCGATTCTCTTCGGTCGGCCAGATTGCGCGTGGGGCGATGGTTTAATAGAGAATGTTTACTACAGTGCTGTGTGCAGTAGTAGGAGGTTTGATTTATCGTAATGATGATGTAAATCCCAGGAACTCGGGAGTTTTTTGGTTCCTCGCTAGGGACAGACATAAATTGTAATGCATCTATCCAGTCTTTTAATTATTTGTAAATTGTACATGAGACTCGGGgctcttcttgatgaatcaATGACTCTATGTAGGACAATCTGTGACATGGAACTGGTACTTGCTGGACTCATTGAATAGAAGAATCGAAACAAAAATGGAACATGGATATTGACCATCTTGTCAAGGTCGAGATTCATGACTGAAGTTTTGATTTGAAACTTTATGGCCAGGCTTTTAGTCCATATTCATACGTGCACCCACTTATCTGCTCATCCTCATGAAAGGAGGTGGACCGTGACtagaagaggggaggggaaaagcCGTACTCAGGATGGACTATAGTGCGTCCTGGGGAAGCTTTGAAATCCAAAGCTGTCGAGATTCTTTACAGAGTCGGTAATAACATATGGGCTAGGTGATGCGTTGCATTCATTTGCCTTTCGGTCATGCCGTAGACATTTCACACTTCTCAGTATGGACGCTCACCAACAATATCGAAGCTGGCTGCTGTGGGCTTCATATCGGCTACTACATGTAGTTTCTTTTGTGCATGACACTGAGGTCTCGGTTTTGATTACTGGCCGAGGCTAGGTAGGCACGAGGGCAACATCTTTTAag
This genomic interval carries:
- a CDS encoding putative peptide transporter ptr2, with protein sequence MNASDPVDLAEVAKAKALQHDVEVNEKHPELHDDMAIEPAPVTSIPTDGEDETLDKIYPTDEELQTLRRISGNLHWTIFTVAFVELCERFSYYGTTAVFVNYIQRPLPPGSTTGALPPGMDDGVPGALGMGQRASTGLTLFNQFWSYLMPLAGAYIADQYWGRFRTILSAIACSFVGHVFLIISATPKVIASSGGSIACFCIGLIVMGVGTGGFKSNISPLIAEQYRDDKPYVKTLASGERVIVDPAATVARIYMYFYLMINIGSLAGQLSMVYAERYIGFWLSFLLPTIMFCFCPLVLFACRKKYRLSPPTGSTYSQAFRLWGLALQGRWSMNPIRLFKTTPAQYQDWNHVKPSTLGANKPAWMTFDDAWVDEVYRGLKACKVFLWYPLYWLAYNQMLNNLTSQAATMTLNGVPNDVINNFNPFALIIFIPIFDRLVYPGLRRMGFNFTPIKRITAGFALAGAGMIVAAVTQYYIYKTGDCGKDANRCLEEFNKQSPISVWVQVLTYVLGGISEILASVTSLEYAYTKAPRNMRSLVQAVSLFMNAISAALGQALVSLSADPLLEWNYAITAILAYVGCVGFWLCNRKIDAEEDKLNMLPESNFEGRGQADDVEAKK